The DNA window TTGGACCTGTGTAACCCTGGCTACAAAAGGCTCTGTTAATCACCAAAAAAACCTTGTCATTGGCCTTCGGGAGGTCAGTCTTAATTGAGCTGGGCAGAAGTCACTCACTTTGCATGGCACTGGACCAGCTACAAGGAAGCTAAAGGACTCCTTTTAATCTTTGCAGGTATTTCATAAAGGCTGGGACTCCAACAGTTTTGGCATTTGCAAAGTGTTCTCCTTTCTCTAAGAAGTACTTCTCTGGCAAGAAGGTCCATCGACTATAAGGAGCAAGAATGAAACTAGAGGAATCCCATGCAAGAGGCTGCTGTTTGTTATCCCAGCTACAGGCTGCAAACCTCTGCTTGAACAAAAATACATTGCACACTTCAGGGGAGAAATAATCTTGGCACACAGGGAAACTTGCAGGAGAGCAGCATAAGAGAATGGAGGGTTTACAAGAGGggattatttgtttaaaaagaaatccagctgGCTTGCAGAAGGTCTCCTCTTGTGATAGGCTGCATgtggttttgaaataaaactgaagcagtGCCAAACACTGGCTGCAGTTgaagcaacagcagctgggaatgTACTTACCTGTAAAAAATCACTGATCTCCATGGAGGTGGGTTGTAGTTGCTGTGGTTTAACAGCAGTGGTCTGGGGAGATACCCGCCTGTTGCAGCAGGATGGATGCAGTCAGATTCCTGCCTGGGATTAAGCAGCTGCTCTTTTTTCACCACTTTGCTCTGCTGCGGGCCAGGGTAAAGCAGAGCTGTCTATTCAGAGAGGTGTGTTTTACTGACCCTTTTGCTACTTTACTGATTGTCTTATATAACTTAGAAATAAACGTGTCTATTTTAAGTAGACCGACTTCTGCCTAATAAATGAGACAAAATTTTTCTCACCTTGTGAAATACTAAAAGAGAATGACAAACAGTAATTCTAAACCCAAACATAACAACCTTATCCATTACACCAACTGCTGAAGCTAACGTACAaggttttctgtgcttttgtatTAGCTTTCAGCATTTAAAGTAATTCTAAATCtctaatttcttttctgcactCTTAATGATTGTAGAAACACACAGCAGTTTTAGACACATTTAATGCACAGGGCGTTAAAAAGTTGTTCAGCCTTGAACACTTTGCTTAGATCGTGGAGGATTTTTCGCACTCCAGAGCTGGATTCAGACAGCTCTAAAGGCATTTCCCTTTTGCTATTCCTAAATTTCTGCACTATGCACAAATACAGTTACAAGTATTTCCATCTGAGGATGCTGAAATTTAATCTCCAAGGCTTAAGGTTACTTTACAAGAAGACAGCAGGATGGCTCCCTTTTCCCAGAGCATTGGTTCTGGCCAGCCAGCCCTTGCCTCACAGTGTCCTTCTCTCATAGGGCAGAGAGATGGGCAGCCAAGTAGTACAAGCTCAAGCTGTTGCACACAATGCAGCAGAGGTTGCAGAGGGAGGACAGAGTGCGGTAGAGGGTGAGCTGGCAGGACAGCTGCCTGTAGCTGGGGTTGGAGGCACACAGCTGCCGGCAGGACTTGCTGGTAAACAGCCCGACCTCCTGGCCGAGGCCATGGCTGCACTCGATGACATGCATGTCTGCCACGATGTCGGAGGTGACCTGCCCAAACCACTGTGTGttcagcacagaagcagcaacaCAAATGAAGAAGATGATGATCTGCAGAAGAGCAACAGCTACCATGAATGTCTCGCACACACAGTGGATTAAAtttctcccccagcccctcttgCACACAAGGCTCACTGCAGTCTGGATGCTAACTGGTTTCGTTTAACCAGAGCCATGTGTGAATCTCGTCATCATTTGCAAAACAGCCTCAGTAGAGCGGAGTGGGACCGTGCAGAGGAAGGGATTTGAGCTATGGCCAGCTCTCATTTTAAAGCAGGAGGCTACCTGGGTTGTTTGTTCATCACTGAGCAGCTCGCTGGGGTGGTACATGGCGAATAGAGTCAGGTTGAGGAAGGCACAAGTGGAGCTGATGTGGAAGTAGTAGGGGAAGAGCTTGCGCTGGATGAAGCTGTAGGTGTGGCGAGGGAGGTGGCTCCCCATCACGAACCCTGCAAGGGGGGGAGAGCGGGCAGGTCCTGGGGCAAAGCCCCCTCCCCTGGGCCTCCCCCCAGGCAGAGAGCCATGGCAGCGTGCACAGACTGCAACCTACCAGCCACAAAGGTCACCCAGATCTGCATTCCCCAGGAAGTCGAGAGGAAAATGAGGTGCAGCAGTTTGACGGTGTTGGAGGGCTCCGTGACAGTCAGCATAGTTTCCTGGCCAGGGAATGGTCCCTCTGTGTCAGCCAAGTTGCCCCTAATTCAGCACTGAGCTGCTGTTACTGCCGTCACCTTGCTGGATCCAGCAAACGCAGTTTAGTTTCACAAGCCTGCTTATTCAGGAAGAGCTTTGGAACTGgcacagccccttcccagcccttACACCATACACTGACTAGGCTCAAACCCAGTCCTCAGACCCCTTATATCTTAGGGGCAGGGCATTGCGTCAGCACCTGGTAACTGGCCATTTCAGGTGGACTTTCTGCAAAGTCCAGCCAAAGCTTGTCTAACCCCTGGCAGCAGAAAGTcaataaaaggggaaaagaaaaagccctgaCAAATACACCGGCCCATGCTGTGGCCATCAAAGAGGTCTCTTGGCCAGGGAAAAGTCCCCCTGTCTATAAACAGCAACATCTGCTTTCACACCTTAACCAAAAAGCCTGGGGACTCgaagaagcagggc is part of the Phalacrocorax carbo chromosome 6, bPhaCar2.1, whole genome shotgun sequence genome and encodes:
- the TMEM205 gene encoding transmembrane protein 205, whose amino-acid sequence is MLTVTEPSNTVKLLHLIFLSTSWGMQIWVTFVAGFVMGSHLPRHTYSFIQRKLFPYYFHISSTCAFLNLTLFAMYHPSELLSDEQTTQIIIFFICVAASVLNTQWFGQVTSDIVADMHVIECSHGLGQEVGLFTSKSCRQLCASNPSYRQLSCQLTLYRTLSSLCNLCCIVCNSLSLYYLAAHLSAL